A genomic region of Candidatus Bathyarchaeota archaeon contains the following coding sequences:
- a CDS encoding molybdopterin-dependent oxidoreductase: MKLLSSQSRVKVVRTFAWSAGPGCHGGCGVEVYVRDGKLEKVEGDPKNPFNMGRVCVRCLAMKQYFYHPQRLLYPLKRVGNRGENKWQRISWSEAFDIIEKKFREISEKYGPESILFCQGTGRDIGAAITLLAYSVGSPNWIQLGLSGHACYTPRLAAMWLTTGEYQVLDASQWLEKRYDDSEYTPPKYIIVWGYNLPSTCPDGFFGHWIVDLMKRGSKLIVVDPRVTWLASRAEVHLRIRPGTDGALALGMLKVIMNEKLYDEEFVKKWTNAAFLVRTDSKKLLRESDINSRGKRENFVVWNKRENNVAVWNTKNLTYEPADVEPALEGYFNVTLSDGTTVKCKTVWTALKERVASYTPEKVADITWISDPKDVVEAARLYAKNKPSAIHWGVAGPDHVGPNAIPAAQAITHLWCVTGNLDIPGGNAIARYAFGVIVYPFHAGVGPVSPPDTFYTKRSGVWKYPIIKNFRSWALSDTALEQMFTGEPYPIKAVWMQTCNPIAGQSPEPRKLLEGLRKCDFVVVVDAFMTPTAVACADIVLPVCTFIERYGLRAWWTPLEAMVKAVEPLGETKSDYEICLELAKRFNPKIKWKDPKEMFTDLAKAAGIDYDELCEKVWMFTPKGHPSRPYKRYERALLRSDGKPGFQTPSGKIELWSSLLEDWGLEPLPYYEEPPFSPIRTPELYKEYPLILGTGRRSWAFFHSEHRQIPWLRELDPDPIVEINPETAAKYGIKDGDWVWIENHLGKCKRKAVVTPIIPPWMVMAPHNWWLPEKPAAEPSLYGTWEINVNQLVPYGYIGEGGFGAPYKTMLCKIYKVKEE; the protein is encoded by the coding sequence ATGAAATTGTTGTCAAGTCAGTCTCGCGTTAAAGTTGTGCGTACTTTTGCTTGGTCAGCTGGTCCTGGTTGCCACGGGGGTTGTGGAGTCGAGGTTTACGTAAGAGACGGAAAGCTTGAGAAGGTGGAAGGAGACCCAAAGAATCCCTTTAACATGGGCAGAGTTTGCGTTAGATGTTTGGCGATGAAACAATATTTTTACCACCCCCAACGACTGTTGTACCCTTTGAAGCGGGTGGGAAACCGCGGTGAAAATAAATGGCAGAGAATCTCATGGAGCGAAGCCTTTGATATAATAGAGAAGAAATTTCGAGAAATAAGCGAGAAATATGGTCCTGAAAGTATACTTTTTTGTCAGGGAACGGGCAGAGATATAGGCGCCGCTATCACGTTACTTGCATATTCTGTCGGAAGCCCTAACTGGATTCAGCTTGGGCTAAGCGGACATGCATGTTACACTCCAAGACTTGCCGCCATGTGGCTAACAACCGGCGAATATCAGGTATTAGATGCCTCCCAATGGTTAGAGAAGAGATATGATGATTCAGAGTATACCCCGCCAAAATACATCATAGTTTGGGGTTACAACTTGCCAAGCACATGCCCAGATGGTTTCTTTGGACACTGGATAGTTGACCTAATGAAACGAGGATCAAAGCTTATAGTAGTCGACCCAAGAGTAACATGGCTGGCTTCAAGGGCAGAAGTTCATCTGCGCATACGCCCAGGAACAGATGGAGCTTTAGCTCTAGGTATGTTAAAGGTGATTATGAATGAAAAGCTTTACGATGAAGAGTTTGTTAAGAAGTGGACGAACGCCGCTTTTCTGGTTAGAACAGACTCTAAAAAGCTTCTCAGAGAAAGCGATATAAACTCAAGGGGTAAACGAGAAAACTTTGTTGTTTGGAACAAACGTGAAAATAATGTGGCTGTATGGAACACAAAGAACCTAACCTATGAACCCGCAGACGTTGAGCCTGCCTTAGAGGGATATTTCAATGTTACTTTGTCAGATGGCACCACTGTTAAATGTAAGACTGTGTGGACTGCATTAAAAGAAAGGGTAGCAAGCTACACACCGGAAAAAGTTGCAGATATTACTTGGATTTCAGATCCAAAGGACGTAGTTGAAGCAGCGAGGCTTTACGCCAAAAACAAGCCGTCGGCAATACACTGGGGAGTAGCGGGACCAGACCATGTGGGACCAAATGCTATTCCAGCAGCCCAAGCAATAACTCATCTCTGGTGCGTCACGGGCAACCTAGACATCCCTGGTGGAAATGCAATTGCAAGATACGCTTTTGGAGTTATTGTTTATCCATTCCACGCTGGAGTCGGTCCAGTATCTCCACCAGACACTTTCTATACAAAGAGATCAGGTGTATGGAAATATCCTATTATCAAAAATTTCCGATCCTGGGCTTTGTCTGACACGGCTTTAGAGCAAATGTTTACTGGTGAACCTTACCCAATAAAGGCGGTGTGGATGCAAACGTGTAACCCGATAGCAGGGCAAAGTCCTGAGCCTCGGAAACTTCTTGAAGGTTTAAGAAAATGCGACTTCGTGGTTGTCGTGGATGCTTTCATGACCCCCACTGCGGTTGCGTGTGCCGACATAGTTTTGCCCGTATGCACATTTATAGAGCGATATGGACTTAGAGCATGGTGGACCCCGCTGGAAGCTATGGTTAAGGCTGTTGAACCTTTAGGAGAAACAAAATCTGACTACGAAATATGTTTAGAGCTCGCAAAAAGATTTAACCCCAAAATCAAGTGGAAAGATCCTAAAGAAATGTTTACAGATCTCGCAAAAGCCGCTGGCATAGACTATGACGAGCTATGCGAAAAAGTTTGGATGTTCACGCCAAAAGGCCACCCATCAAGGCCGTATAAAAGATATGAAAGGGCTCTGTTAAGGTCCGACGGTAAGCCTGGTTTTCAAACACCATCCGGAAAAATTGAGTTATGGTCCTCGCTATTAGAGGATTGGGGATTAGAACCGCTGCCATATTATGAGGAACCACCATTCAGCCCAATAAGAACGCCTGAACTTTACAAGGAATACCCGCTTATTCTGGGAACTGGAAGGAGATCATGGGCGTTTTTCCATTCAGAGCATAGACAAATTCCATGGCTTAGAGAGCTAGATCCGGATCCCATCGTGGAAATTAATCCTGAAACTGCAGCCAAATATGGCATTAAAGACGGAGATTGGGTGTGGATTGAAAATCATTTAGGAAAGTGTAAAAGAAAAGCTGTGGTGACACCGATAATTCCTCCATGGATGGTTATGGCTCCTCATAATTGGTGGCTTCCGGAAAAGCCTGCCGCAGAGCCAAGCCTTTATGGAACATGGGAAATAAACGTAAACCAGCTGGTGCCCTATGGTTATATAGGTGAAGGTGGATTTGGAGCCCCTTACAAGACAATGCTTTGCAAAATATATAAAGTCAAGGAGGAGTAA
- a CDS encoding carboxypeptidase regulatory-like domain-containing protein, with translation MRKWVMVINVDRCIACYACFIACKDEFWGNDYPPYSAGIKKREQTLIRLEKRERGKFPHVKVAYMPVLCMQCDNPPCMKAAKHNAVYKREDGIVIIDPVKAFGQQELLKACPYNAVSWNDEKNLPQKCTFCIHRVEEGKLPRCVQACPSGALLFGDLNDPESEVGKILKSNQAEPFHSEYGTKPNVYYINLYKMTKYFIAGDVAFKESDECAEGVEVTLINEATGESRKVKTDAFGSFEFDGLEPNTRYRIRLDHPGYTPKEIPLKLDEADIYLGYIFLEKVNR, from the coding sequence ATGCGAAAGTGGGTTATGGTTATAAACGTGGACAGATGTATAGCTTGCTATGCTTGCTTTATTGCATGTAAAGACGAATTCTGGGGCAATGACTATCCGCCATACTCTGCTGGCATAAAAAAACGGGAGCAAACACTTATAAGGCTTGAGAAAAGGGAACGGGGAAAATTTCCACATGTAAAAGTGGCATACATGCCAGTTCTGTGTATGCAGTGTGACAATCCTCCATGTATGAAAGCAGCTAAACATAATGCTGTATATAAAAGGGAAGACGGAATAGTGATAATAGATCCGGTGAAAGCCTTTGGGCAGCAAGAGTTATTGAAAGCATGTCCATATAACGCAGTTTCATGGAATGACGAGAAAAACCTACCACAAAAATGTACTTTTTGCATTCACAGAGTTGAGGAGGGTAAATTGCCTAGATGCGTGCAGGCATGCCCAAGTGGGGCACTGTTATTTGGTGATTTAAACGACCCAGAAAGTGAAGTAGGTAAAATCTTGAAGTCAAATCAAGCAGAGCCGTTTCACTCGGAATACGGCACCAAGCCAAATGTCTACTACATTAACCTCTACAAAATGACAAAATACTTCATAGCTGGGGATGTTGCATTCAAGGAAAGCGACGAATGTGCAGAAGGTGTAGAGGTTACCTTGATAAATGAGGCAACTGGTGAAAGCAGAAAAGTAAAGACTGATGCCTTCGGAAGCTTCGAATTCGACGGACTAGAACCCAACACGAGATACCGAATAAGACTGGATCATCCAGGATACACACCTAAAGAGATACCGCTGAAACTTGACGAGGCAGACATATACCTTGGATACATATTTCTAGAAAAAGTTAATAGATAA
- a CDS encoding branched-chain amino acid ABC transporter permease, producing the protein MEYLKKKSKFIVTIIVLVIIALIAPISIAHQTYLMHILILILLFATLAQSWNLLSGFAGQSSLGHAAFFGMGAYTVGLLIFYVDYFRASPWLGMILGGIVGSLIGLAIGAICFRVRGPYFALATLALTEVIRLIVLNTEFTQGALGISIPRPASVSTPFFVINFSEKLPYYYLAFVLLFVSFFVVWHVSKSRYGLMLQSIREDEDAAATLGVNPFRLKLLAMFISGFIAGVTGALYAVYISYIDPSMEPGGVLSLFTSIEPVLITVIGGAQTIIGPIIGALVRIGIGEYLRVSFGFRAGMDLVVFGAIFIVIFFLARKGVWGLLKSKLSFLKAL; encoded by the coding sequence ATGGAATACCTAAAGAAAAAATCAAAGTTTATTGTTACAATAATTGTCCTAGTAATAATTGCTTTGATAGCGCCAATATCCATAGCACATCAAACCTATCTCATGCATATATTAATACTGATTTTGTTATTTGCCACACTTGCACAGTCATGGAACCTACTCTCAGGATTTGCAGGTCAGTCATCTCTTGGACATGCAGCCTTCTTCGGCATGGGTGCATACACCGTTGGATTGCTGATATTTTATGTTGATTATTTCCGAGCAAGCCCATGGCTTGGCATGATCCTCGGCGGCATTGTTGGCTCACTGATAGGTTTGGCTATAGGCGCCATATGTTTTAGGGTTAGGGGACCATACTTCGCCCTTGCAACTTTGGCATTAACCGAGGTTATAAGGCTTATAGTACTAAACACAGAATTTACACAAGGGGCTCTAGGCATTTCAATACCACGTCCAGCATCTGTGTCCACACCCTTTTTTGTAATCAACTTTAGTGAAAAGCTTCCCTATTATTACCTAGCCTTTGTACTACTGTTTGTGTCATTTTTCGTTGTCTGGCACGTATCTAAATCTCGTTATGGGTTAATGCTTCAATCAATTAGAGAAGACGAAGATGCCGCAGCTACGCTTGGAGTGAACCCGTTTAGGTTAAAACTATTAGCAATGTTTATAAGCGGGTTTATCGCTGGTGTCACGGGAGCTTTATACGCTGTTTACATTTCGTATATAGACCCCTCCATGGAGCCTGGAGGTGTGCTCTCGTTGTTTACCTCCATTGAACCAGTTTTAATAACCGTAATTGGAGGGGCACAAACAATTATTGGCCCTATAATAGGCGCGCTAGTAAGGATAGGAATTGGAGAATATCTTCGGGTTTCCTTCGGGTTTAGAGCTGGAATGGACCTCGTCGTGTTTGGAGCAATCTTCATTGTGATATTCTTCCTTGCAAGAAAAGGCGTATGGGGACTTTTAAAGTCAAAGCTAAGCTTTCTTAAGGCTTTATGA
- a CDS encoding oxidoreductase, protein MSKTSKVTYGLLIDYEYCTGCHTCEVACKQENNLPVGEWGIKVFEVIQQLPSKKLYITYIPFPTELCNLCVERVKSGKLPACVKHCMANCMSFGPVDKLAEKLKEKPRQVLWAPK, encoded by the coding sequence ATGAGCAAAACTTCCAAAGTAACGTATGGGCTGCTCATCGATTATGAGTATTGTACAGGTTGCCACACGTGCGAGGTTGCATGCAAGCAGGAGAATAATCTTCCGGTGGGGGAGTGGGGGATAAAAGTTTTCGAAGTTATTCAGCAGTTGCCAAGCAAAAAACTCTACATTACATATATACCGTTCCCTACGGAGCTTTGCAACCTCTGCGTGGAACGTGTTAAGTCAGGAAAGCTGCCAGCCTGCGTAAAGCATTGCATGGCAAACTGTATGAGCTTCGGACCCGTCGACAAGTTGGCTGAAAAACTCAAAGAGAAACCCAGACAAGTGCTTTGGGCGCCAAAATAA
- a CDS encoding ABC transporter substrate-binding protein has protein sequence MKKVEAIVGVIAVIALILSIVSLGYLSTLSGLYGLSGEISQLSDRISDLEDALSDLESRLSEVEKQLGIMTQKPLLSGYELRVGICLPLSGAMAAFGQSGLRGAELATDEINWAGGILGAHIKLYIEDFAGDPKVAVSATEKLITVNKVHVVRGYFTSSGAMSAVPIAESYKCPVLSIGSSAKELCQKGWKYWFKTPPNSTMFAKVSVEFLKSEIVPKLNLGRPLKVAVLHENTLMGVSDKNEFLATVNASGVNWEIVAVKDYTAGSLDFKPVLEAIKAAGPDVLAMSGYLTDSVLIAKQSKEVGLNPLFISIGGAGMQTPALIDLAGEDVAYWFVANEYWWDRAYPSREAGRRVAEAFMDRYGVPPDFQGWSGYAGQYMLKELYEKLAETQSTALKNAFKDDKVEVIRNMTRDGLATLKLYLDWTGELYFEPNGQMAYSLTGPSMGCTIIQVQPATPDDLWSTKGYTFRTVFSSVYKVADPIIPPRT, from the coding sequence ATGAAAAAAGTTGAAGCAATTGTAGGTGTCATCGCCGTTATTGCTTTGATCCTTTCTATTGTGTCTTTGGGCTATCTGTCCACGCTTAGCGGCCTCTACGGATTAAGTGGGGAAATATCCCAGCTTAGTGACAGAATATCAGACCTTGAGGATGCGTTGTCAGATCTAGAGTCTAGACTTTCTGAGGTTGAGAAGCAGCTTGGTATAATGACGCAAAAGCCTCTGTTATCGGGTTATGAGTTGAGGGTTGGAATATGTTTGCCGTTGTCGGGAGCTATGGCTGCCTTCGGTCAATCTGGGTTACGTGGCGCAGAGTTAGCCACAGACGAGATTAACTGGGCTGGAGGTATTCTGGGCGCCCACATCAAACTGTATATTGAAGACTTTGCCGGAGACCCAAAGGTTGCGGTTTCAGCAACGGAGAAGCTCATAACAGTTAACAAAGTTCATGTTGTAAGAGGATACTTCACAAGTTCCGGAGCCATGTCAGCTGTGCCCATTGCTGAAAGCTATAAGTGTCCCGTGCTCTCTATAGGCAGCAGCGCCAAAGAACTCTGCCAAAAAGGATGGAAGTACTGGTTTAAGACACCACCAAACAGCACAATGTTCGCTAAAGTGTCTGTAGAATTCCTAAAAAGTGAAATCGTACCTAAATTGAACCTTGGAAGACCTTTAAAAGTTGCGGTGCTGCATGAAAACACCTTGATGGGTGTTTCAGACAAAAACGAGTTTCTGGCCACCGTTAATGCGTCGGGAGTGAACTGGGAAATAGTGGCCGTTAAAGATTACACTGCCGGTTCATTGGACTTTAAGCCAGTTTTAGAAGCTATAAAGGCAGCTGGACCAGACGTTTTAGCCATGTCTGGTTATCTCACAGACAGCGTGTTAATTGCTAAACAATCAAAAGAAGTTGGATTAAACCCATTATTTATAAGCATCGGTGGAGCTGGCATGCAAACCCCGGCGCTAATTGACTTAGCGGGAGAAGATGTGGCATACTGGTTTGTGGCTAACGAGTACTGGTGGGATAGAGCATATCCAAGCCGCGAAGCTGGAAGAAGGGTGGCTGAAGCATTTATGGACAGATATGGTGTTCCTCCAGACTTCCAAGGATGGTCAGGTTATGCTGGGCAGTACATGCTCAAAGAACTCTACGAGAAATTGGCGGAAACTCAGTCTACTGCCTTGAAGAATGCTTTCAAAGATGATAAAGTAGAAGTTATACGGAACATGACCAGAGACGGGTTGGCAACCCTAAAGCTTTACTTAGACTGGACTGGGGAGTTATACTTTGAACCAAACGGACAAATGGCGTATTCGCTGACCGGTCCAAGCATGGGATGCACAATAATACAGGTTCAACCAGCAACACCGGATGATCTGTGGTCCACTAAGGGATACACCTTCCGCACAGTGTTCTCATCGGTCTATAAGGTTGCAGATCCAATAATCCCACCTAGAACTTGA
- a CDS encoding branched-chain amino acid ABC transporter permease, translating to MLDLLISTTVHGLILGIIYSTIAMGMSLIFGVMGIKNLAHGDFAVLGMFTTYFLFGYLMSSFGIPPSLLSFALSFVVVFILFFVIGMTLTRFIFKHLIGEMLGSIILTFGVSIFMENVMLLVWGGDYRIIDIPYETYRLGPVSVNGAYLVAFVVTLALIISTQLFLSKTKLGIAIRAVSQDVDAAESLGISSDTIRLVGGGLGIALAGCGGTILAIIYYIYPYLGILLTLYAMIICVLAGLGNVLGAFFGGIIIGVAQSVATIWIPYALTPAVGFALFVLILIFKPKGLFTRG from the coding sequence ATGCTAGATTTGTTGATATCAACTACAGTTCATGGCTTAATTTTGGGTATAATCTACTCAACTATAGCAATGGGGATGAGCCTAATTTTCGGCGTTATGGGTATAAAGAACTTGGCACATGGCGACTTCGCCGTACTAGGAATGTTTACTACATATTTCCTCTTTGGATACCTTATGTCATCGTTCGGCATTCCACCTTCTCTGCTGTCATTTGCCCTTTCTTTCGTGGTGGTGTTTATCCTATTTTTTGTAATCGGAATGACTTTAACGAGATTCATATTCAAACACCTTATAGGTGAGATGCTTGGATCAATAATCTTAACTTTTGGAGTGTCCATCTTTATGGAAAATGTCATGTTGCTTGTGTGGGGAGGTGACTACCGGATAATTGATATTCCATATGAGACTTATCGGTTGGGCCCCGTGTCTGTCAATGGCGCTTATTTGGTTGCTTTTGTAGTAACATTGGCATTGATAATTTCAACGCAGCTTTTTTTGTCAAAAACCAAGTTGGGCATTGCTATAAGAGCCGTAAGTCAAGACGTAGACGCTGCGGAATCTCTTGGAATATCTTCTGATACAATTCGGCTAGTGGGTGGTGGACTTGGCATTGCGTTGGCTGGTTGCGGAGGCACCATTCTTGCCATTATCTACTACATATATCCATACCTCGGCATACTGCTTACATTGTATGCGATGATAATATGTGTCCTTGCGGGATTAGGTAATGTTCTCGGAGCATTTTTTGGAGGAATAATTATAGGTGTGGCACAGTCTGTGGCTACAATCTGGATTCCGTATGCTTTAACTCCAGCTGTTGGATTCGCCCTTTTCGTTTTGATACTAATATTTAAACCAAAAGGGCTATTTACAAGGGGTTAA
- a CDS encoding molybdopterin-dependent oxidoreductase encodes MLNDGTIRYTNCTKGGPVFVFVKDGRIVRVEPLELSPEDPESWTIEARGKTFKPPRRANVAAWTLSVRAKVYAPNRVLQPLKRVDFNPDGQRNPENRGKSVYEPISWEEALNILASEIERITKNYGPAAILTTASSHHSWGNIGYRTSAYHRFMAILGATYADHNPDSWEGWFWGAMHHWGFSWRLGIPEQYDLLEDALKHCEMIVFWSCDPHATLGTYGAHESVPWRFWLKELGVKMVFVDPFYNWTAINFADKWLAPKPGTDTALALAIAYTWIKEGTYDKDYIEKRTLGFEKWRSYVLGEEDGVPKTPEWAEKICDVPAREIKALAREWAKKRTMLACGRGGMGGACRAAYGHEWARMMVLLSAMQGLGKPGRNIWGTTAGAPFNAKFYFPGYAEGGISGDATNTAASTLLSRGITKMPVRWTLNEPQGQHVLRLLIPEAILNPPVKWRGKGFAGAFPEAQFKEYKYPEDGFSPAKMFWRYGTSYISTMTETNRWVKMYRSPKLEFVVCQAIWFEGEAKFADLILPACTNFERWDIGEWATSGGYTPHLSYSTNHRIIVLQMKCMEPLGESKSDYQIFAEVAKRLGFYEKYTESGMTELDWVKRMFEVTDLSKYITWEEFFKKGYFVVPLPKPYKSTPALRWFAEGRKRDTPDTGLAGGRMMGIPDGYGLGTTSGLLEFEASTLKRFNPEDPERPPIPKYIPSWEGPESSISQKYPLQLISPHPRYSFFTQYDGKDSWVNDIPDHRRKGKDGYYYWILRINPVDADKRGICNGDLVKVYNDRGAVVCMAEVTERVRPGVVHAYEGSAVYDPVGEPGESPDRGGCINLLTPSRLMSKNASGMAPNSCLVEVCKLGG; translated from the coding sequence ATGCTGAATGATGGAACAATACGCTATACAAACTGTACTAAAGGTGGGCCAGTATTTGTATTCGTCAAGGATGGAAGAATTGTTCGCGTTGAACCTCTTGAATTAAGCCCAGAAGATCCTGAATCATGGACCATCGAGGCGAGAGGAAAAACGTTCAAACCACCAAGGAGAGCCAACGTGGCGGCTTGGACCCTGTCTGTAAGGGCTAAGGTTTACGCGCCAAATAGGGTTCTACAACCACTTAAAAGGGTAGACTTCAACCCAGATGGGCAAAGAAATCCGGAGAACAGGGGCAAATCTGTATATGAGCCCATTAGCTGGGAAGAGGCCCTAAACATTTTGGCTTCGGAAATTGAACGTATAACTAAAAATTATGGACCCGCCGCTATATTGACGACAGCTTCCTCGCATCACAGCTGGGGAAACATAGGTTACAGAACGAGCGCATATCACAGGTTTATGGCGATTTTAGGCGCAACCTACGCAGACCACAACCCAGACAGCTGGGAAGGCTGGTTCTGGGGCGCGATGCACCATTGGGGATTTTCGTGGAGGCTTGGAATACCAGAACAGTATGACCTTCTCGAAGACGCCCTGAAACATTGCGAAATGATAGTCTTCTGGTCATGTGACCCACACGCAACCCTTGGCACATATGGAGCCCATGAATCCGTTCCATGGAGATTTTGGCTCAAAGAGCTAGGCGTAAAAATGGTTTTTGTGGATCCGTTTTACAATTGGACTGCAATTAACTTCGCCGACAAGTGGCTGGCTCCAAAGCCTGGAACAGACACAGCCTTAGCTTTGGCAATTGCCTATACATGGATAAAAGAAGGTACATATGACAAGGACTACATTGAAAAGCGCACTTTAGGATTCGAAAAATGGAGAAGCTACGTTTTAGGCGAAGAGGATGGGGTCCCAAAAACTCCTGAATGGGCGGAAAAAATATGTGACGTGCCCGCCCGCGAAATAAAAGCTCTCGCAAGGGAATGGGCGAAAAAACGCACAATGCTTGCCTGTGGCCGCGGTGGAATGGGAGGTGCTTGCAGAGCTGCATATGGCCATGAATGGGCCAGAATGATGGTTTTACTGTCGGCTATGCAAGGTTTGGGGAAGCCTGGGCGGAACATTTGGGGGACAACGGCGGGCGCACCGTTCAATGCAAAGTTCTACTTTCCAGGTTATGCTGAAGGGGGAATATCAGGCGATGCAACAAACACGGCAGCATCCACATTGCTATCAAGAGGAATAACAAAGATGCCCGTCAGATGGACTCTTAACGAGCCGCAAGGACAGCATGTCCTGAGACTTCTAATTCCTGAAGCAATTTTAAATCCGCCAGTGAAATGGAGGGGAAAGGGTTTTGCAGGAGCCTTCCCGGAAGCTCAATTTAAAGAGTATAAGTATCCAGAGGATGGTTTTTCGCCGGCTAAAATGTTCTGGAGATATGGGACATCGTATATTTCAACAATGACGGAAACCAACAGATGGGTTAAAATGTACAGAAGCCCAAAACTTGAGTTTGTAGTTTGTCAAGCAATATGGTTCGAGGGAGAAGCCAAATTTGCTGATTTAATACTTCCGGCATGTACAAATTTTGAAAGATGGGATATCGGAGAATGGGCAACGTCCGGCGGCTACACTCCACACTTATCCTACTCGACAAATCACCGCATCATAGTACTACAAATGAAATGCATGGAACCTCTAGGAGAGTCGAAATCTGATTATCAAATATTCGCCGAGGTTGCTAAAAGACTTGGATTTTACGAAAAATATACAGAGAGTGGTATGACTGAGTTAGACTGGGTTAAAAGAATGTTTGAGGTCACCGACTTGTCAAAGTACATTACGTGGGAAGAATTCTTTAAGAAAGGATATTTCGTCGTGCCCTTGCCTAAACCATACAAGTCCACTCCAGCATTGAGATGGTTTGCCGAGGGAAGAAAAAGGGATACTCCAGATACAGGTCTTGCAGGAGGAAGAATGATGGGTATACCCGATGGGTATGGTTTAGGAACAACATCCGGCTTGTTAGAATTCGAAGCAAGTACATTAAAAAGATTTAACCCAGAGGATCCTGAAAGGCCGCCTATACCGAAATATATCCCCTCGTGGGAGGGCCCGGAAAGTTCTATTTCACAAAAGTATCCGCTTCAACTGATTTCGCCGCACCCAAGGTACTCGTTCTTCACGCAATATGATGGGAAGGACAGTTGGGTTAATGATATCCCAGATCACAGGCGTAAAGGCAAAGACGGTTACTATTATTGGATACTCAGAATAAACCCCGTGGATGCAGATAAGCGGGGCATTTGCAACGGAGATCTCGTGAAAGTTTACAACGACAGAGGCGCCGTAGTATGCATGGCGGAAGTTACTGAAAGGGTGCGTCCCGGAGTTGTGCATGCCTACGAGGGAAGCGCGGTTTATGACCCAGTGGGTGAACCCGGGGAATCCCCGGATCGTGGAGGATGCATAAACCTTTTGACTCCTTCGCGTCTAATGTCTAAAAACGCCAGTGGAATGGCGCCTAACTCTTGTCTGGTGGAAGTATGTAAACTTGGAGGGTGA
- a CDS encoding 4Fe-4S binding protein: MVSRATVKVRSRKKVALERATLSTRQVLTLDSELCIGCGICERICPEKAVTKSSATVNEGRLAKKCQIDIDAGKCHFCGECVVLCPLNAIKIEIDGKERIPVIESEAFPKIIKDISVDINLCNPVCKLACQEICPTKAVKVITDGEGPIENRKIVNVQVYKQLCIFCKKCEVACPLGAINVVKPINGIIKVNTSLCPEKCQACVDVCPSKCISLDKEGKPFVDEEFCIYCGACQEVCPQKAIALERTRILHSEIKSGAWNEALEKLTSYKTLVKELSVKCRKKVCTRASAVEASIVSATK; the protein is encoded by the coding sequence ATGGTTTCAAGAGCGACCGTTAAAGTCAGATCACGTAAAAAAGTGGCATTAGAAAGGGCTACGCTATCAACACGTCAAGTTCTAACATTAGACTCTGAGCTTTGCATCGGATGCGGGATTTGCGAAAGAATTTGCCCAGAAAAAGCTGTGACAAAATCATCAGCAACAGTTAATGAAGGCAGGTTAGCAAAAAAATGTCAAATTGACATAGATGCTGGAAAATGTCATTTCTGCGGTGAATGTGTAGTTTTATGTCCTCTAAACGCGATTAAAATAGAAATTGATGGAAAAGAAAGAATACCGGTCATTGAGAGTGAGGCTTTCCCCAAGATTATTAAGGATATTTCAGTTGACATCAATTTATGCAATCCTGTTTGCAAGCTGGCCTGCCAAGAAATTTGCCCAACAAAGGCGGTAAAGGTAATCACAGATGGTGAGGGGCCCATCGAAAACCGGAAAATTGTTAACGTTCAAGTGTATAAACAGCTCTGCATTTTCTGTAAAAAGTGTGAGGTAGCATGTCCGCTAGGCGCTATTAACGTCGTTAAGCCTATTAACGGAATCATAAAAGTGAATACAAGTTTATGCCCTGAAAAGTGCCAAGCTTGCGTTGACGTTTGTCCTTCAAAGTGCATAAGCCTTGATAAAGAAGGAAAACCATTCGTGGATGAAGAATTCTGCATATACTGCGGAGCTTGTCAGGAGGTTTGCCCACAAAAAGCCATAGCCCTCGAGAGAACAAGAATCTTACATTCAGAAATAAAATCCGGTGCATGGAATGAAGCCCTAGAGAAGCTTACGTCATACAAGACTCTGGTTAAAGAGTTAAGTGTTAAGTGTAGGAAAAAAGTGTGCACCAGAGCATCTGCCGTTGAAGCCAGCATCGTTTCCGCTACGAAGTAA